From Streptomyces sp. NBC_00690, a single genomic window includes:
- a CDS encoding class F sortase — protein MGEGYNGSESRRRSPWGVLALVMLTGIALMKNGVDVSLGPPQPAAAASLARPDGETFAPLVPPKSLTFAPAERVRIPSIKVDAPLMNVGLDPDGWIEAPPAEDRNIAGWYQNGIAPGQRGTAVIVGHVDNLSGPAVFYGLGSITKGERVEVPRFDGKTAVFEVYGVEVFDKDDFPAAQVYGDTGHAELRVITCGGGYSKSNGYDGNVVVFARMVDSR, from the coding sequence ATGGGCGAGGGGTACAACGGCTCGGAGTCCCGCAGGCGCTCGCCGTGGGGCGTGCTCGCCCTGGTGATGCTCACCGGGATCGCCCTGATGAAGAACGGTGTCGACGTGTCGCTCGGCCCCCCGCAGCCAGCGGCGGCAGCATCACTGGCCCGACCCGACGGGGAGACGTTCGCCCCCCTCGTACCCCCCAAGTCCCTGACGTTCGCGCCCGCCGAACGGGTGCGCATCCCCTCGATCAAGGTCGACGCCCCGCTCATGAACGTCGGTCTGGACCCCGACGGCTGGATCGAAGCCCCGCCGGCCGAGGACCGCAACATCGCCGGCTGGTACCAGAACGGCATCGCACCGGGCCAGCGCGGTACCGCGGTCATCGTCGGTCACGTCGACAACCTCTCTGGCCCGGCCGTCTTCTACGGCCTCGGCTCCATCACCAAGGGTGAACGGGTCGAAGTGCCGCGCTTCGACGGCAAGACGGCGGTCTTCGAGGTGTACGGCGTCGAGGTCTTCGACAAGGACGACTTCCCCGCCGCCCAGGTGTACGGGGATACCGGTCATGCCGAACTACGGGTGATCACCTGCGGCGGCGGCTACTCCAAGTCGAACGGCTACGACGGCAACGTCGTGGTCTTCGCCCGCATGGTCGACTCCCGCTGA
- a CDS encoding SCO0930 family lipoprotein, producing the protein MNTWRNASLAVTAAAVLVLTTACGQDKTNDGGDSQAVGAARSAQPAGTGGGYGNDYGSGASAQGVAAKPGGQLAVRQDPELGKVVTDSAGFTLYRFDNDTASPPKSNCDGDCAKAWPVVAAPGTSSALGIDASQLGEVTRTDGSKQLTIGGWPMYRFAKDTKAGDIKGQGVGGTWFAAAPDGKKAQAGAGAANPTQPVDPAGLTTRQDPQLGEIVIDKNGMTVYRFKKDSAWPMKTACTGDCLQKWPVVAPVDKNNTKGILKKGFVTFNRPDGIKQQTIDCWPLYTFSGDTKPGDTNGQGVGGTWFAVSPQGKLVGAPK; encoded by the coding sequence ATGAACACCTGGCGTAACGCCTCGCTCGCGGTGACCGCGGCGGCCGTACTCGTGCTGACGACGGCGTGCGGTCAGGACAAGACCAACGACGGTGGCGACAGCCAAGCCGTTGGAGCGGCCCGCTCCGCACAGCCCGCAGGAACCGGCGGCGGCTACGGGAACGACTACGGCTCCGGCGCCAGCGCTCAGGGAGTGGCAGCCAAGCCCGGTGGGCAACTCGCCGTGCGCCAGGACCCGGAACTGGGCAAGGTCGTCACCGACAGCGCGGGCTTCACCCTCTACCGCTTCGACAACGACACCGCGTCCCCACCGAAGTCCAATTGCGATGGCGACTGCGCGAAGGCATGGCCCGTGGTCGCGGCGCCCGGTACATCGTCGGCACTCGGAATCGACGCCTCACAACTCGGTGAGGTCACGCGCACCGATGGTTCCAAGCAACTGACCATCGGCGGCTGGCCCATGTACCGCTTCGCCAAGGACACGAAGGCCGGTGACATCAAGGGACAAGGTGTCGGTGGCACCTGGTTCGCAGCGGCTCCCGACGGTAAGAAGGCCCAGGCCGGAGCGGGTGCGGCGAATCCGACCCAGCCCGTGGACCCGGCGGGTCTGACCACCCGACAGGACCCTCAGCTCGGCGAGATCGTCATTGATAAGAACGGTATGACCGTCTATCGGTTCAAGAAGGACTCGGCCTGGCCGATGAAGACGGCGTGCACCGGGGACTGCCTCCAGAAATGGCCTGTTGTTGCCCCTGTCGACAAGAACAACACCAAGGGAATCCTGAAGAAGGGCTTCGTCACCTTCAATCGTCCCGATGGCATCAAACAGCAGACCATCGACTGCTGGCCGCTCTACACCTTCTCGGGTGACACCAAGCCGGGTGACACCAATGGCCAGGGCGTGGGCGGCACCTGGTTCGCGGTATCCCCGCAGGGCAAGCTGGTCGGCGCGCCCAAGTAG
- a CDS encoding SAM-dependent methyltransferase: protein MERPAWAPPGIDISVPSVSRMYDYYLGGSHNFEVDREAARKVLEFMPGLPKAMQANRAFMRRVVNYAVAQGVTQFLDIGSGIPTFGNVHEVARNASSDARVVYVDHDPVAVAHGQAVLGDDPKAAVVAADLRRPQQILESPEVAAVLDLNQPVALLLLAVLHFVEDEEDPYTAVRRLRDATVPGSLVAVTHMSYDTVPVPREQAEGVVGVYRGTRSPLISRSREQIADFFEGYEMVEPGLVSMPQWRPDAPTEQEDPYAFAGFAGVGRRA from the coding sequence ATGGAGCGTCCCGCCTGGGCCCCGCCCGGCATCGATATATCGGTGCCGAGCGTGTCCCGAATGTACGACTATTACCTGGGCGGCTCGCACAACTTCGAGGTCGATCGCGAGGCGGCCCGCAAGGTTTTGGAGTTCATGCCGGGGCTTCCCAAGGCCATGCAGGCCAACCGTGCTTTCATGCGCCGCGTGGTGAATTACGCAGTGGCTCAAGGCGTAACCCAGTTCCTGGACATCGGTTCCGGAATTCCCACCTTCGGTAATGTGCACGAGGTTGCACGCAATGCGAGCAGCGATGCACGCGTTGTGTACGTCGATCACGATCCGGTTGCCGTTGCCCATGGGCAGGCCGTCCTCGGGGACGACCCCAAGGCCGCCGTAGTAGCCGCTGACCTGCGTAGACCGCAACAGATCCTGGAAAGCCCGGAAGTCGCCGCGGTGTTGGACCTCAATCAGCCGGTGGCGCTGCTCCTCCTCGCCGTGCTCCACTTCGTCGAGGACGAGGAAGACCCGTACACGGCGGTACGGCGACTGCGGGATGCGACGGTGCCGGGCAGCCTCGTCGCCGTCACCCATATGTCGTACGACACCGTCCCGGTGCCGAGGGAACAGGCCGAGGGAGTGGTCGGCGTCTACCGCGGGACCCGCAGTCCACTGATATCGCGTTCGCGTGAGCAAATTGCTGATTTCTTCGAGGGGTACGAGATGGTCGAGCCCGGCCTGGTGTCCATGCCGCAGTGGCGGCCGGACGCCCCCACCGAGCAGGAAGACCCATATGCCTTCGCAGGCTTCGCCGGGGTGGGGCGCAGGGCGTGA
- a CDS encoding putative bifunctional diguanylate cyclase/phosphodiesterase, with product MAPSQAPGSAADPDGLEDRLRRFATIWSRAVFPVTATSLTRPEIEQHLLPLARQLSESLHSHTFDARAVQRIGAALIEAHCTDPEALSRTLGVIDAYLVLYCGDPGIEGPGAEQAAEDSRARCARLQHALAAGYAHGLRERTLAEQESIAHSSLAARNAAVSALHATETRLRAVFEGAAIGIAIADLEGNILEVNETLTRMFGGLEQHVRGKKVTEWSHPEDRPHVWQLYRELVRGEREHFRVEKPFFRNDGTVLWTNLTVSLLRDPDGRPQYQLALLEDTTERRLLHLRLRYEATHDALTGLPNRTLFFERLEKALSAGDGARFGLCYLDLDGFKAVNDSLGHATGDRLLVEVADRLQSCATAPGEMVARLGGDEFVALTTGPDTEHEVDELAARILSALASPIRVDGREFTVRGSIGIVEGPAGERTTAEVLRSADITMYRAKSAGGNRYETADPEADARAITRHGLTTALPAALERGEFFIEYQPLVDMCDGKVHGAEALVRWCHPQHGVLGPDQFIPLAEHTGLIIPLGRWVLQEAVRQARYWQEHHADLGPVRINVNLSPTQLQHPGLVNETVAVLEGSGLAPGSLCLEVTESALIGADEGLLKPLRQLAELGVDIALDDFGTGYSNLANLRRLPVSVLKLDRSFTKGMQHLPVDPVDLKIVEGIVSLAHSLELAVTVEGVETGAQADQLRELGCDTAQGWYYARPGPPEKLHALTLADAV from the coding sequence ATGGCTCCGTCGCAAGCACCGGGTTCCGCGGCGGACCCGGACGGCCTTGAAGACAGACTCCGTCGGTTCGCCACCATCTGGAGCCGAGCCGTCTTCCCCGTGACGGCGACCTCGCTCACGCGTCCCGAGATCGAGCAGCACCTGCTGCCCCTCGCCCGCCAACTGAGCGAATCGCTGCACTCCCACACCTTCGACGCCCGCGCGGTACAGCGCATCGGGGCCGCACTGATCGAAGCGCACTGCACCGATCCCGAGGCGCTCAGCCGCACCCTCGGCGTGATCGACGCCTATCTGGTGCTCTACTGCGGAGATCCCGGCATCGAGGGGCCCGGCGCCGAACAGGCCGCGGAAGACAGCCGCGCCCGCTGTGCCAGGCTTCAGCACGCGCTCGCCGCCGGCTACGCCCATGGACTGCGCGAACGCACCCTCGCCGAGCAGGAGTCCATCGCCCACTCCTCCCTCGCCGCACGCAACGCCGCCGTGAGCGCCCTGCACGCCACCGAGACCCGACTGCGCGCGGTCTTCGAGGGGGCCGCGATCGGTATCGCCATCGCCGATCTCGAAGGCAACATCCTGGAGGTCAACGAGACCCTCACCCGGATGTTCGGCGGCTTGGAACAGCACGTGCGCGGCAAGAAGGTCACCGAGTGGTCGCACCCTGAGGACCGTCCCCACGTCTGGCAGCTCTATCGCGAGCTCGTTCGCGGCGAGCGGGAACACTTCCGGGTGGAAAAGCCCTTCTTCCGCAACGACGGCACGGTGCTGTGGACCAATCTCACCGTCTCCCTCCTCCGGGACCCCGACGGCCGCCCGCAGTACCAACTGGCCCTGCTGGAGGACACCACCGAACGACGCCTCCTCCATCTGCGCCTGCGCTACGAGGCCACCCACGACGCACTGACGGGACTGCCGAACAGGACGCTGTTTTTCGAGCGTCTTGAGAAAGCGCTCTCCGCAGGGGACGGGGCCAGGTTCGGGCTCTGCTACCTGGACCTCGACGGGTTCAAGGCCGTCAACGACAGCTTGGGCCACGCGACGGGTGATCGACTGCTGGTCGAGGTCGCCGACCGGCTGCAGAGCTGTGCCACAGCACCGGGGGAGATGGTGGCGCGGCTCGGCGGCGATGAGTTCGTGGCCCTGACCACGGGTCCCGACACCGAGCACGAGGTCGACGAACTGGCGGCCCGCATCCTCTCCGCCCTGGCCTCACCCATCCGGGTCGACGGTCGTGAGTTCACCGTCCGCGGCTCCATCGGCATCGTGGAGGGGCCGGCGGGTGAGCGCACCACCGCCGAGGTGCTCCGCAGCGCCGACATCACCATGTACCGGGCCAAGTCCGCCGGTGGCAATCGCTATGAGACGGCCGACCCCGAAGCCGATGCGCGTGCCATCACGCGCCACGGTCTGACGACCGCGTTGCCCGCGGCGTTGGAGCGCGGCGAGTTCTTCATCGAGTACCAACCCCTGGTCGACATGTGCGACGGCAAGGTCCATGGCGCGGAGGCCCTCGTCCGCTGGTGCCATCCACAACACGGCGTCCTCGGACCCGATCAGTTCATTCCGCTCGCCGAACACACCGGACTGATCATTCCGCTCGGCCGTTGGGTCCTTCAGGAGGCCGTGCGCCAGGCGCGGTACTGGCAGGAGCACCACGCCGACCTCGGGCCGGTGCGGATCAATGTGAATCTCTCGCCCACCCAACTCCAGCACCCGGGCCTGGTCAACGAGACGGTCGCCGTGCTCGAAGGCTCGGGGCTGGCCCCGGGCTCGCTTTGCCTTGAGGTCACCGAATCCGCCCTGATCGGCGCGGACGAGGGGTTGCTGAAGCCGCTGCGCCAGCTGGCCGAGTTGGGTGTCGACATCGCCCTGGACGACTTCGGCACCGGCTACTCCAACCTGGCCAATCTGCGCAGGCTGCCGGTCAGCGTCCTCAAACTGGACCGTTCCTTCACCAAGGGTATGCAGCACCTGCCGGTGGACCCGGTCGATCTGAAGATCGTCGAAGGGATCGTGTCGCTGGCCCACAGCCTGGAGCTGGCGGTCACCGTCGAGGGCGTGGAGACGGGGGCGCAGGCCGACCAGTTGCGCGAGCTGGGCTGTGACACCGCTCAGGGCTGGTACTACGCGAGACCGGGCCCGCCCGAGAAGCTGCACGCCCTGACCCTGGCGGACGCCGTCTGA
- a CDS encoding LysR family transcriptional regulator, which translates to MQLQQLLYFVAVAETHHFTQAAERVHVAQPSLSQQIRALETELGAELFSRARGNISLTEAGETLLPLARRILADADTARHEVQELVQLRRGRVRLGATPSLCTGLLPDVLRVYHDRHPGIRLLIEEGGSHDLVRQLARGALDLALVVLPLPPGSPALTTVELLREDLVVVSSASAKAPRRPVRIADLRDQPLVMFRHGYDLRELTVAACRAAGFEPGFTVEGGEMDAVLGFVRAGLGMAVVPSMVAGRAGPGLRVTPLARPGLRRTIALAHRSDVAPPRAARELQRVLLASAATD; encoded by the coding sequence ATGCAGCTGCAACAGCTCCTCTACTTTGTGGCCGTGGCCGAGACACATCACTTCACTCAGGCCGCTGAACGTGTCCATGTCGCACAGCCCTCGCTGTCACAGCAGATCCGAGCCCTGGAGACAGAACTGGGCGCGGAACTGTTCAGTAGGGCCCGTGGCAATATTTCGCTCACCGAGGCCGGTGAGACCCTGCTGCCGCTCGCCCGGCGTATCCTCGCGGACGCCGACACGGCACGGCACGAGGTGCAGGAGCTGGTGCAGCTGCGCCGGGGCAGGGTGCGGCTCGGGGCGACGCCGAGCCTGTGCACCGGGCTGCTGCCCGACGTCCTGCGCGTCTATCACGATCGGCACCCGGGGATCAGGCTGCTGATCGAGGAGGGCGGCTCGCACGATCTGGTGCGCCAGTTGGCGCGGGGCGCCCTCGATCTGGCGTTGGTCGTGCTGCCGCTGCCCCCGGGATCGCCCGCGCTGACCACGGTGGAGTTGCTTCGGGAAGACCTGGTGGTGGTGTCGTCCGCATCGGCGAAGGCACCCCGCAGACCGGTACGGATCGCGGACCTGCGCGATCAGCCGCTGGTGATGTTCCGGCACGGGTACGACCTGCGGGAGCTGACCGTTGCCGCCTGTAGGGCGGCCGGGTTCGAACCCGGCTTCACCGTGGAGGGCGGGGAGATGGACGCCGTGCTGGGGTTCGTGCGCGCCGGGCTCGGTATGGCGGTGGTGCCGAGCATGGTGGCGGGGCGGGCGGGGCCGGGGTTGCGGGTGACCCCCTTGGCCCGGCCGGGCCTGCGACGGACGATCGCCCTCGCGCACCGCAGCGACGTGGCTCCGCCGAGGGCGGCCCGTGAGCTCCAACGGGTGCTCCTGGCGTCAGCGGCCACCGACTGA
- a CDS encoding succinate dehydrogenase cytochrome b subunit gives MALATRTDNGNAVRKPPPKRSFWGSTIGKKVVMAVSGLIMLGYLVAHVMGNLKVFFGPAEFNEYGHWLRTMGAPILHEEWALWIVRVVLLAAVVAHAVSAYQLSKRDIKARPNKYAHQRKRASYATRTMRWGGVIVALFIVWHILDLTTLTVNENAQPGRPYENVVATFSTWYGNVIYITAMLAIGLHVRHGFWSAAQTLGVGSASRDRILKIVANGLALVLTAGFIAVPVAVMTGVVS, from the coding sequence ATGGCTCTGGCAACACGGACGGACAACGGGAACGCGGTGCGCAAGCCGCCACCCAAGCGCTCCTTCTGGGGATCGACGATCGGCAAGAAAGTGGTCATGGCCGTCAGCGGCCTGATCATGCTCGGCTACCTCGTCGCCCATGTGATGGGCAACCTCAAGGTCTTCTTCGGCCCCGCGGAGTTCAACGAGTACGGCCACTGGCTGCGCACCATGGGCGCCCCGATCCTCCACGAGGAATGGGCCCTGTGGATCGTCCGCGTCGTGCTGCTCGCCGCAGTCGTGGCCCATGCGGTCTCCGCGTACCAGCTCAGCAAGCGCGACATCAAGGCCCGGCCCAACAAGTACGCCCACCAGCGCAAGCGCGCCAGCTACGCCACCCGAACGATGCGCTGGGGCGGTGTCATCGTCGCCCTCTTCATCGTCTGGCACATCCTCGACCTCACCACCCTCACGGTGAACGAGAACGCACAGCCCGGACGTCCGTACGAGAACGTGGTCGCCACCTTCTCCACCTGGTACGGCAACGTCATCTACATCACGGCGATGCTCGCCATCGGCCTCCACGTCCGCCACGGCTTCTGGAGCGCCGCCCAGACCCTCGGTGTCGGCAGCGCCTCCCGCGACCGCATCCTCAAGATCGTCGCCAATGGCCTCGCACTGGTGCTGACCGCCGGCTTCATCGCCGTACCCGTCGCCGTCATGACCGGAGTGGTGAGCTAG
- a CDS encoding fumarate reductase/succinate dehydrogenase flavoprotein subunit, which translates to MNDLDYTEYTTGEPLFDSKAPDGPIAERWDRRRFEAKLVNPANRRKHTVIVVGTGLAGGAAGATLGEQGYHVEQFCYQDSPRRAHSIAAQGGINAAKNYRNDGDSIHRLFYDTVKGGDFRARESNVHRLAQISVEIIDQCVAQGVPFAREYGGLLDTRSFGGVQVSRTFYARGQTGQQLLLGAYQALSRQIAAGNVNIHPRTEMLDLIVIDGRARGIVARDLVTGEISSHFADAVVLASGGYGNVFYLSTNAMNSNATAIWRAHRRGAYFANPCFTQIHPTCIPRTGEHQSKLTLMSESLRNDGRIWVPKAHGDQRPANEIPEEERDYYLERIYPSFGNLVPRDIASRAAKNVCDEGRGVGPGGQGVYLDFADAIRRMGRAKVEEKYGNLFDMYERITAENPYEVPMRIYPAVHYTMGGLWVDYDLQTTVPGLFAIGEANFSDHGANRLGASALMQGLGDGYFVLPSTINDYLARAPLGDSPDASHPEAAEVIAETEDRIRLLLAVDGDRTPDSFHRELGEVMWEFCGMARTEQGLRKALARIPQIREEFWRRIKVPGVGEEFNQSLEKANRVVDYLELAELMCLDALHRSESCGGHFREESQTPDGEAARRDEEFGYAAAWEFNGTAGPPVLHKEDLVFEYVHPTQRSYA; encoded by the coding sequence ATGAACGATCTGGACTACACCGAGTACACAACCGGTGAGCCGCTCTTCGACAGCAAGGCTCCCGACGGGCCGATCGCCGAGCGCTGGGACCGCCGCCGTTTCGAAGCGAAGCTCGTCAACCCCGCCAACCGCCGCAAGCACACCGTCATCGTCGTCGGTACCGGGCTCGCCGGCGGCGCCGCGGGGGCGACCCTCGGTGAGCAGGGCTACCACGTGGAACAGTTCTGCTACCAGGACTCCCCACGCCGAGCCCACTCCATCGCCGCCCAGGGCGGCATCAACGCGGCCAAGAACTACCGCAACGACGGCGACTCGATCCACCGACTCTTCTACGACACCGTCAAGGGCGGCGACTTCCGGGCCCGCGAGTCCAATGTGCACCGGCTCGCGCAGATCTCCGTGGAGATCATCGACCAGTGCGTGGCCCAGGGCGTGCCCTTCGCCCGTGAGTACGGCGGACTCCTCGACACCCGCTCCTTCGGCGGGGTCCAGGTCTCCCGCACCTTCTACGCCCGCGGCCAGACGGGACAGCAACTGCTCCTCGGCGCGTACCAGGCGCTGTCCCGCCAGATAGCCGCGGGCAACGTCAACATCCACCCGCGCACCGAGATGCTGGATCTGATCGTCATCGACGGACGGGCCCGCGGCATCGTCGCCCGCGACCTCGTCACCGGCGAGATCTCCAGCCACTTCGCCGACGCCGTGGTGCTGGCCAGCGGCGGGTACGGCAATGTCTTCTATCTGTCGACCAACGCCATGAACTCCAACGCCACCGCCATCTGGCGCGCCCACCGCCGCGGGGCGTACTTCGCCAACCCCTGCTTCACCCAGATCCACCCCACCTGCATCCCGCGCACCGGCGAACACCAGTCCAAACTGACCCTGATGAGCGAGTCCCTCCGCAACGACGGACGGATCTGGGTGCCCAAGGCACACGGCGACCAGCGGCCCGCCAACGAGATCCCCGAGGAGGAGCGCGACTACTACCTGGAGCGCATCTACCCCTCCTTCGGCAATCTGGTGCCGCGGGACATCGCCTCCCGTGCGGCGAAGAACGTCTGTGACGAAGGCCGGGGCGTCGGCCCCGGCGGACAGGGCGTCTACCTCGACTTCGCCGACGCCATCCGCCGCATGGGCCGGGCCAAGGTCGAGGAGAAGTACGGCAACCTCTTCGACATGTACGAGCGGATCACCGCGGAGAACCCCTACGAAGTGCCCATGCGGATCTACCCCGCCGTGCACTACACCATGGGCGGCCTCTGGGTCGACTACGACCTCCAGACCACCGTGCCGGGCCTCTTCGCCATCGGCGAAGCCAACTTCTCCGACCACGGCGCCAACCGCCTCGGAGCCTCCGCGCTGATGCAGGGCCTGGGGGACGGCTACTTCGTCCTGCCGTCCACCATCAACGACTACCTCGCCCGCGCCCCCCTGGGCGACAGCCCCGACGCCTCCCACCCCGAGGCGGCCGAGGTCATCGCCGAGACCGAGGACCGCATCAGGCTGCTGCTCGCCGTCGACGGCGACCGCACCCCGGACTCCTTCCACCGCGAGTTGGGCGAAGTGATGTGGGAGTTCTGCGGCATGGCCCGCACCGAGCAGGGGCTGCGCAAGGCCCTGGCACGCATCCCGCAGATCCGCGAGGAGTTCTGGCGGCGCATCAAGGTCCCCGGCGTCGGCGAGGAGTTCAACCAGTCGCTGGAGAAGGCCAACCGGGTCGTCGACTACCTGGAGCTCGCCGAGCTGATGTGCCTCGACGCCCTCCACCGCAGCGAGTCCTGCGGCGGCCACTTCCGCGAGGAGTCGCAGACCCCCGACGGTGAGGCGGCCCGCAGGGACGAGGAGTTCGGCTACGCAGCCGCCTGGGAGTTCAACGGCACCGCGGGCCCGCCCGTCCTGCACAAGGAAGACCTGGTCTTCGAGTATGTCCACCCCACCCAGCGGAGCTACGCATGA
- a CDS encoding succinate dehydrogenase/fumarate reductase iron-sulfur subunit, with translation MKLNLRVWRQRGADTPGAMATYEVDNISEDMSFLEMLDTLNEELILRGEDPVAFDHDCREGICGACSLVINGDAHGPERTTTCQLHMRSFADGDTIDVEPWRASAFPVIKDLVVDRSAFDRIIQAGGYISVPTGAAPDAHATPVPKADADFAFEHAECIGCGACVAACPNGSAMLFTSAKVNHLNILPQGAPERETRVLDMVATMDAEGFGGCTLTGECATACPKGIPLPSIAAMNKEWLRANRKTSRRS, from the coding sequence ATGAAGCTCAACCTGCGCGTCTGGCGCCAGCGCGGCGCCGACACCCCCGGCGCCATGGCCACGTACGAGGTCGACAACATCTCCGAGGACATGTCCTTCCTGGAGATGCTCGACACCCTCAACGAAGAACTCATCCTGCGCGGTGAGGACCCGGTCGCCTTCGACCACGACTGCCGCGAAGGCATCTGCGGTGCGTGCAGCCTGGTCATCAACGGTGATGCGCACGGCCCGGAACGCACCACCACCTGCCAGCTCCACATGCGTTCCTTCGCGGACGGCGACACCATCGACGTGGAGCCCTGGCGAGCGTCGGCCTTCCCGGTGATCAAGGACCTGGTGGTGGACCGGTCCGCCTTCGACCGGATCATCCAGGCCGGTGGCTACATCAGCGTGCCGACCGGTGCCGCACCGGACGCCCACGCCACACCGGTCCCCAAGGCCGACGCCGACTTCGCCTTCGAGCACGCGGAGTGCATCGGATGCGGGGCCTGTGTCGCGGCCTGCCCCAACGGCTCGGCGATGCTCTTCACCTCGGCCAAGGTGAACCACCTCAACATCCTGCCGCAGGGTGCACCCGAACGGGAGACGCGCGTCCTCGACATGGTGGCCACCATGGACGCGGAGGGCTTCGGTGGCTGCACCCTCACCGGAGAGTGCGCCACGGCGTGTCCCAAGGGCATTCCGCTGCCGTCGATCGCCGCCATGAACAAGGAGTGGCTGCGCGCCAACCGCAAGACCAGTCGCCGCTCATAG